Proteins from a genomic interval of Scomber scombrus chromosome 11, fScoSco1.1, whole genome shotgun sequence:
- the LOC133991200 gene encoding histone H2B 3-like — MPDPVKAPKKGSKKAVSKATKTGKKKRKTRKESYAIYVYKVLKQVHPDTGISSKAMGIMNSFVGDIFERIAGEASRLAHYNKRSTITSREIQTAVRLLLPGELAKHAVSEGTKAVTKYTSSK; from the coding sequence ATGCCCGATCCAGTCAAAGCACCCAAGAAAGGCTCCAAGAAGGCCGTGTCTAAGGCCACCAAGACCggcaagaagaagaggaagacaagGAAGGAGAGCTATGCGATCTACGTGTACAAGGTGCTGAAGCAGGTCCACCCTGATACCGGTATCTCCTCCAAGGCCATGGGCATCATGAACTCCTTTGTTGGAGACATCTTTGAGCGTATTGCTGGTGAGGCTTCCCGCCTTGCTCACTACAACAAGCGCTCCACCATCACCTCCAGGGAGATCCAGACCGCCGTCCGCCTGCTGCTGCCCGGTGAGCTGGCCAAACACGCCGTGTCTGAGGGCACCAAGGCCGTCACCAAGTACACCAGCTCCAAGTAA